From one Halosimplex rubrum genomic stretch:
- a CDS encoding DHH family phosphoesterase, with amino-acid sequence MAPVSDAGDSGVAVPDGGTTVYDLDSNCDFEYVSEGDLYLAEVNGVVEYGVFVDLSDDVSGLVHASNLIGTYEVGDELVVELEEVRENGDIAFNEVDLPDYDIEEIARDSHAVADLGDVVGESVTLEGVVVQIKQTGGPTVFQVRDATGIAPCTAFEEAGVRAYEDVELDDVVRVDGYVETREGAVQVEIDDLRVLEGEDAETVRTEQADDLDELAEPHDPDPLVEWEAFEKLRDDLRAVAARLRREILEGRPIRMRHHADGDGICASVPLQVALERFIEDTYEDPDAAQHLLKRLPSKAPYYEMEDVTRDLNFALEDRKRHGQRLPLLLMLDNGSTEEDTPAYRNLAHYDVPIVVVDHHHPDPDAVEDLLDEHVNPYLHDEDYRITTGMMCVELARMIDPGITEELRHVPAVAGLSDRSEADAMDDYLALAREEGYDEAELRDVGEALDYATFWLKYDDGGQLVTDALNVDCDDEERHRELVSFLATRAERDVERQLDAAMPHVDHERLDNDAHLYRLDVENHAHRFTYPAPGKTTGKVHDSKVAETGDPVITIGYGPDFAVLRSDGVRLDIPNMVEELKEEVAGGGVSGGGHLVVGSIKFVRGMRETVIDALVEKMADAEIDEELGSSAAFAED; translated from the coding sequence ATGGCTCCTGTATCTGACGCCGGGGATTCCGGCGTCGCCGTCCCCGACGGTGGGACGACCGTCTACGACCTCGATTCGAACTGCGACTTCGAGTACGTCTCCGAGGGCGACCTGTACCTCGCGGAAGTCAACGGCGTCGTCGAGTACGGCGTCTTCGTCGACCTCTCCGACGACGTGTCCGGCCTCGTTCACGCCTCGAATCTCATCGGCACCTACGAGGTCGGCGACGAACTCGTCGTCGAACTCGAAGAAGTGCGGGAAAACGGCGACATCGCGTTCAACGAGGTCGACCTGCCCGACTACGACATCGAAGAGATCGCCCGAGACAGCCACGCCGTCGCCGATCTGGGCGACGTCGTCGGCGAGTCGGTCACGCTGGAGGGCGTCGTCGTCCAGATCAAACAGACCGGCGGCCCGACCGTCTTCCAGGTCCGCGACGCGACCGGTATCGCGCCCTGTACGGCCTTCGAGGAGGCCGGCGTCCGCGCCTACGAGGACGTCGAACTCGACGACGTGGTCCGCGTCGACGGCTACGTCGAGACCCGCGAGGGCGCCGTCCAGGTCGAGATCGACGACCTCCGAGTTCTCGAGGGTGAGGACGCAGAGACCGTCCGCACCGAACAGGCCGACGACCTCGACGAGCTGGCCGAACCGCACGACCCCGACCCGCTCGTCGAGTGGGAGGCCTTCGAGAAGCTGCGCGACGACCTGCGCGCCGTCGCAGCGCGGCTCCGCCGGGAGATCCTCGAAGGCAGGCCCATCCGGATGCGTCACCACGCCGACGGGGACGGCATCTGCGCCAGCGTCCCGCTGCAGGTCGCCCTCGAACGGTTCATCGAGGACACGTACGAGGACCCCGACGCCGCTCAACACCTCCTCAAGCGCCTGCCGAGCAAGGCGCCCTACTACGAGATGGAGGACGTGACCCGCGACCTGAACTTCGCGCTCGAAGACCGCAAGCGCCACGGGCAGCGCCTCCCGCTCCTCCTGATGCTCGACAACGGGTCGACCGAGGAGGACACCCCCGCCTACCGCAACCTCGCCCACTACGACGTGCCCATCGTCGTCGTCGACCACCACCATCCCGACCCCGACGCGGTCGAGGACCTGCTCGACGAGCACGTCAACCCCTACCTCCACGACGAGGACTACCGCATCACGACGGGCATGATGTGCGTCGAACTCGCGCGGATGATCGACCCCGGCATCACCGAGGAGCTCCGGCACGTCCCCGCCGTCGCCGGTCTCTCGGACCGGTCCGAGGCCGACGCGATGGACGACTACCTCGCGCTCGCCCGCGAGGAGGGCTACGACGAGGCCGAGCTCCGCGACGTGGGCGAGGCGCTCGACTACGCCACCTTCTGGCTGAAGTACGACGACGGCGGCCAGCTCGTCACCGACGCGCTCAACGTCGACTGCGACGACGAGGAACGCCACCGCGAGCTCGTCTCGTTCCTCGCGACCCGGGCCGAGCGCGACGTGGAGCGCCAGCTCGACGCCGCGATGCCCCACGTCGACCACGAGCGCCTCGACAACGACGCCCACCTCTACCGCCTCGACGTGGAGAACCACGCCCACCGGTTCACCTACCCCGCCCCCGGGAAGACCACGGGCAAGGTCCACGACTCCAAGGTCGCCGAGACCGGCGACCCCGTCATCACCATCGGCTACGGCCCCGACTTCGCCGTCCTCCGCTCGGACGGCGTTCGCCTCGACATCCCGAACATGGTCGAGGAGCTCAAAGAGGAGGTCGCCGGCGGCGGCGTCAGCGGCGGCGGCCACCTCGTCGTCGGCTCGATCAAGTTCGTCCGCGGCATGCGCGAGACGGTCATCGACGCGCTCGTCGAGAAGATGGCCGACGCCGAGATCGACGAGGAACTCGGTAGCTCCGCCGCGTTCGCCGAGGACTGA